Proteins co-encoded in one Malus domestica chromosome 09, GDT2T_hap1 genomic window:
- the LOC103409050 gene encoding probable galacturonosyltransferase 10 has translation MRRRAADFRRPLRRRFPNALWWALCGVAVLLFIFTLSRVNQMESRPVIPMKFRSDRIMEGLNITDEMLSPNSVARQLNDQIALAKAFVVIAKESNNLQFAWELSAQIRSSQILLSNAATRRVPLTVRESETAISDMALILYQAQQLHYDSATMIMRLKAKIQTLEEQMSLVSDKSSKYGQIAAEEVPKSLYCLGIQLTSEWFRKPNIQRKIKDRKQIEMKVKDNNLYHFCVFSDNILATSVVVNSTSINSKNPDKIVFHLVTDEINYAAMKAWFSINSFRGVAVEVQKFEDFTWLNASYVPVLKQLQDSDTQSYYFSGNSDNGRTPIKFRNPKYLSMLNHLRFYIPEVFPALKKVVFLDDDVVVKKDLSDLFSISLNGNVNGAVETCMETFHRYHKYLNYSHPLIRAHFDPDACGWAFGMNVFDLVQWRKRNVTGIYHYWQERNVDRTLWKLGTLPPGLLTFYGLTEPLDASWHILGLGYTTVDPHFIEKGAVLHYNGNSKPWLKIGMEKYKPLWEKYVDYSHSLLQRCNFH, from the exons ATGAGGCGGAGAGCCGCGGACTTCCGGAGGCCGCTCCGGCGGCGGTTTCCAAATGCGTTATGGTGGGCGCTGTGCGGGGTTGCGGTTTTGCTCTTCATTTTTACTTTGAGCAGAGTTAATCAGATGGAGTCCAGACCTGTCATTCCCATG AAATTCAGGAGTGATAGAATTATGGAAGGCCTTAATATTACCGACGAAATGTTGAGCCCCAACTCAGTTGCAAGGCAGCTCAATGACCAAATTGCTCTCGCAAAAGCATTTGTTGTGATTGCCAAAGAAAGTAACAACCTTCAGTTTGCTTGGGAATTAAGTGCCCAGATTCGCAGTTCGCAGATCCTGCTGTCAAATGCTGCAACCAGGCGAGTTCCTCTGACTGTTAGAGAATCGGAAACTGCAATCAGTGATATGGCACTTATACTGTACCAAGCACAGCAGCTCCATTATGATAGTGCTACCATGATCATGAGACTGAAAGCCAAAATCCAAACTCTGGAAGAACAAATGAGTTTGGTGAGCGACAAAAGTTCAAAGTATGGACAAATAGCTGCTGAAGAAGTCCCAAAAAGTCTCTACTGCCTTGGTATTCAGCTGACTAGTGAATGGTTCAGAAAGCCGAATATACAGAGGAAAATCAAGGACAGAAAGCAAATAGAAATGAAAGTAAAGGATAACAATCTCTATCATTTCTGCGTCTTCTCTGACAACATCCTAGCAACTTCAGTTGTGGTCAATTCAACTTCTATAAATTCCAAAAATCCAGATAAGATTGTCTTCCATCTTGTAACTGATGAAATCAACTATGCTGCAATGAAGGCCTGGTTTTCCATAAACAGCTTCAGAGGAGTAGCCGTTGAGGTTCAAAAGTTTGAGGATTTTACATGGTTGAATGCTTCTTATGTTCCTGTACTTAAGCAGCTCCAAGACTCTGATACTCAGAGTTATTATTTCTCTGGAAATAGTGATAATGGGCGGACACCAATCAAGTTTCGGAACCCCAAGTATCTTTCCATGCTTAATCATCTGAGGTTTTATATTCCGGAAGTTTTTCCTGCCCTGAAGAAGGTGGTTTTTCTGGATGATGATGTTGTGGTTAAGAAGGATCTATCTGATCTGTTCTCCATTAGTTTGAACGGTAATGTCAATGGTGCGGTGGAGACATGCATGGAGACATTTCACAGATACCATAAATATCTGAACTACTCTCACCCTCTCATAAGAGCGCATTTTGATCCTGATGCTTGTGGATGGGCGTTTGGGATGAATGTTTTTGATTTGGTTCAATGGAGGAAAAGGAATGTCACCGGCATCTACCACTACTGGCAGGAAAGAAATGTAGACCGGACATTGTGGAAACTCGGCACACTACCACCCGGATTGTTGACATTCTACGGATTGACAGAGCCTTTGGATGCCTCGTGGCATATTCTGGGTTTGGGCTACACAACCGTTGACCCTCACTTCATAGAGAAAGGTGCTGTGCTGCACTACAACGGCAACTCAAAACCGTGGTTGAAGATCGGAATGGAAAAGTACAAGCCCCTCTGGGAGAAATATGTTGATTATAGTCATTCGTTATTGCAACGGTGCAATTTCCATTGA
- the LOC103409051 gene encoding protein TIC 20-IV, chloroplastic-like, which translates to MATALGCRLSVLASPAASRYKDVNLKRQNKPNRVACRSNFNAVPILSSSRSIQQPNHNLHSWAPKGLPNLHLSFTSSRLLRGNQGDQSHNISMLPRQRKSSTLTQAKKSNSISIPFPKMKEKPEWWWRTLACLPYLIALQMSDTGFYIQPFTEHYELFGDLVYYVPGAIKRLPYWFTMIYFFLAYFGVVKKKEWPHFFRYHVIMAMLLETMLQVVWYSSNFFPLIHFNGTFGIEYWAVVALVYVSVMLECVRCALAGKYVKLPFFSTPALVHTLFQVEGYHKPF; encoded by the exons GTACAAGGATGTGAATCTAAAAAGACAGAACAAGCCCAACCGGGTTGCATGCAGATCTAACTTCAATGCAGTGCCTATACTGTCAAGTAGCAGGAGTATACAACAACCTAACCACAATCTGCATTCCTGGGCCCCGAAAG GATTGCCAAACTTGCACCTTTCTTTTACGTCATCGAGACTGTTAAGAGGGAATCAAGGCGATCAGTCACACAACATATCCATGTTACCAAGACAACGGAAATCTTCAACATTGACACAAGCAAAGAAGAGCAACTCCATCAGTATACCTTTTCCGAAAATGAAAGAGAAGCCAGaatggtggtggagaacttTAGCATGTCTCCCCTACTTAATCGCTCTGCAGATGTCTGATACCGGGTTTTATATTCAACCCTTCACAGAACACTATGAATTGTTTGGAGACTTGGTTTATTATGTCCCAGGAGCAATAAAGAGGTTGCCATATTGGTTCACAATGATATATTTCTTCTTGGCGTATTTTGGAGTGGTGAAGAAAAAAGAGTGGCCTCACTTCTTCAGGTACCATGTAATCATGGCAATGCTATTAGAGACAATGCTGCAAGTGGTCTGGTATTCGAGCAATTTTTTCCCGCTTATACACTTCAATGGCACATTCGGCATAGAATACTGGGCAGTTGTGGCACTCGTGTACGTTTCAGTCATGCTCGAGTGTGTAAGGTGTGCTCTTGCCGGCAAGTATGTTAAACTCCCATTCTTCAGTACCCCTGCTTTAGTCCATACTCTTTTTCAAGTAGAAGGCTACCATAAACCTTTCTGA